Proteins from a genomic interval of Aquabacterium sp. J223:
- the glyA gene encoding serine hydroxymethyltransferase, whose protein sequence is MFDRTHSTLAAVDPEVWAAVQAENRRQEAHIELIASENYTSPAVMQAQGSQLTNKYAEGYPGKRYYGGCEHVDVVEELAIARLKQLFGAAHANVQANSGSQANQAVFFGLLQPGDTIMGMSLAEGGHLTHGMPLNMSGKWFNVVSYGLNAEEAIDYDAMERLAHEKKPKLIIAGASAYSLRIDFERFARVAKAVGAYFMVDMAHYAGLIAAGVYPNPVPHADVVTSTTHKSLRGPRGGVVLSNDEAVAKKINSAIFPGIQGGPLMHVIAGKAVAFQEALQPEFKAYQQQVVKNAAALAETLVERGLRIVSGRTESHVMLVDLRAKGLTGKEAETLLGLAHMTCNKNAIPNDPQKPMVTSGIRLGSPAMTTRGFKEAQARATGHLIADVLDKPHDEAVLAEVRAKVAALTRDFPVYR, encoded by the coding sequence ATGTTCGACCGTACCCATTCCACGCTTGCCGCCGTCGACCCCGAGGTCTGGGCCGCCGTCCAGGCCGAGAACCGCCGCCAGGAAGCGCACATCGAGCTCATCGCCAGCGAGAACTACACCTCGCCCGCGGTGATGCAGGCGCAGGGCTCGCAACTCACCAACAAGTACGCCGAGGGCTACCCCGGCAAGCGCTACTACGGCGGCTGCGAGCACGTCGACGTGGTCGAGGAACTGGCCATCGCCCGCCTGAAGCAGCTCTTCGGCGCAGCCCATGCCAACGTGCAGGCCAACTCCGGCTCGCAGGCCAACCAGGCGGTGTTCTTCGGCCTGCTGCAGCCGGGCGACACCATCATGGGCATGAGCCTGGCCGAAGGCGGGCACCTGACCCACGGCATGCCGCTGAACATGAGCGGCAAGTGGTTCAACGTGGTGAGCTACGGCCTGAACGCCGAGGAGGCCATCGACTACGACGCGATGGAGCGGCTGGCCCACGAGAAGAAGCCCAAGCTCATCATCGCCGGTGCCTCGGCCTACAGCCTGCGCATCGACTTCGAGCGTTTCGCCCGCGTGGCCAAGGCCGTCGGCGCCTACTTCATGGTCGACATGGCGCACTACGCCGGCCTGATCGCCGCCGGCGTCTACCCCAACCCGGTGCCGCATGCCGACGTCGTCACCTCGACCACCCACAAGAGCCTGCGCGGCCCGCGCGGCGGTGTGGTGCTGAGCAACGACGAGGCGGTCGCGAAGAAGATCAACAGCGCCATCTTCCCCGGCATCCAGGGCGGCCCGCTGATGCACGTCATCGCCGGCAAGGCGGTGGCCTTCCAGGAGGCGCTGCAGCCCGAGTTCAAGGCCTACCAGCAGCAGGTGGTGAAGAACGCCGCCGCGCTGGCCGAGACGCTGGTCGAGCGCGGCCTGCGCATCGTCTCCGGCCGCACCGAGAGCCACGTGATGCTGGTCGATCTGCGCGCCAAGGGCCTGACGGGCAAGGAAGCCGAGACACTGCTCGGCCTCGCTCACATGACCTGCAACAAGAACGCGATCCCGAACGACCCGCAGAAGCCGATGGTCACCAGCGGCATCCGCCTGGGGTCGCCGGCGATGACGACCCGGGGCTTCAAGGAAGCGCAGGCGCGGGCCACCGGCCACCTCATCGCGGACGTGCTGGACAAGCCTCACGACGAGGCCGTGCTCGCCGAGGTGCGCGCCAAGGTGGCCGCGCTGACGCGCGACTTCCCGGTCTACCGTTGA
- a CDS encoding type IV pilin protein produces MPLPTDRAAARRRGFTLIELMLVIVVLGVLGLVALPSYRDAVVRSRRADGVAALTAVQQAQERWRSNHPSFTTSLADLRLASTSPSGHYVIDIPSANGRTYQLRATATGGQTADADCKTLLLKFDENLCVDGVCHGMATEHKAITAAGVEYPAPRCWNR; encoded by the coding sequence ATGCCGTTGCCAACCGACCGCGCCGCTGCCCGTCGGCGCGGTTTCACGCTGATCGAACTGATGCTCGTCATCGTCGTGCTCGGCGTGCTGGGGCTCGTCGCCCTGCCCTCCTACCGCGACGCGGTGGTGCGCAGCCGGCGCGCCGACGGCGTGGCGGCGCTGACGGCCGTCCAGCAGGCGCAGGAGCGCTGGCGCTCCAACCACCCCAGCTTCACCACCAGCCTGGCCGACCTGCGGCTGGCCAGCACGTCGCCGAGCGGCCACTACGTCATCGACATTCCCTCGGCCAACGGTCGCACCTACCAGTTGCGGGCCACCGCGACCGGAGGCCAGACGGCGGACGCCGACTGCAAGACGCTGCTGCTCAAGTTCGACGAGAACCTGTGCGTCGACGGCGTGTGCCACGGCATGGCCACCGAGCACAAGGCCATCACCGCCGCGGGCGTCGAGTACCCCGCCCCCCGCTGCTGGAACCGCTGA
- the nrdR gene encoding transcriptional regulator NrdR — MRCPFCSHTETQVVETRESDEGDVVRRRRRCLKCDKRVTTYERPEIALPSVVKKDGSRTDFDRAKLRASMLLALRKRPVSMEQVDAALERIEDKLLTSGAREVASSRLGEHVMRELKRIDKVAYVRFASVYRSFEDVDEFRQLIRDI; from the coding sequence ATGCGCTGCCCCTTCTGCAGCCACACCGAGACCCAGGTCGTCGAGACCCGGGAATCGGACGAGGGCGACGTGGTGCGCCGGCGCCGCCGCTGCCTGAAATGCGACAAGCGGGTCACCACCTACGAGCGGCCGGAGATCGCGCTGCCGTCGGTGGTGAAGAAGGACGGCTCGCGCACCGACTTCGACCGCGCGAAGCTGCGGGCGTCCATGCTGCTGGCGCTGCGCAAGCGGCCGGTCAGCATGGAACAGGTGGACGCCGCGCTGGAGCGCATCGAGGACAAGCTGCTGACCAGCGGCGCCCGCGAAGTGGCCTCCTCGCGCCTGGGCGAACACGTGATGCGGGAACTCAAGCGCATCGACAAGGTGGCCTACGTCCGCTTCGCCTCGGTCTACCGCAGCTTCGAGGACGTGGACGAGTTCCGCCAGCTCATCCGCGACATCTGA
- a CDS encoding lytic transglycosylase domain-containing protein, with amino-acid sequence MTALRLLSLWVVAVGTGIGVFVRDVGHGLLEVGHNTLAVVGLTVVALLAFTAGRDDLRHSAEEMAYGWLQARQEAKAERNGDLLFALAENSAVTRATAADPRALSRQQAAVAQWLSRRYQVAPEPLSRLVQEAWRVGQKANLEPTLILAVMAIESRFNPFAQSPVGAQGLMQVMTRVHDDKYQPFGGKHAAFDPVTNLRVGVQVLKDCIARAGSLEGGLRHYVGAAGLPDDGGYGGKVLAEQGYLQRVAAGKSVPVTAPLPTFVKADPPAPRDGTPAVPAADERVALLDR; translated from the coding sequence ATGACAGCGCTGCGCCTCCTGAGCCTTTGGGTCGTTGCGGTGGGGACCGGCATCGGCGTGTTCGTGCGCGACGTCGGCCATGGTCTGCTCGAGGTGGGCCACAACACGCTGGCCGTGGTCGGCCTGACGGTCGTCGCCCTGCTCGCCTTCACCGCCGGCCGCGACGACCTGCGGCATTCGGCCGAAGAAATGGCCTATGGCTGGCTGCAGGCCCGGCAGGAGGCGAAGGCCGAGCGCAACGGCGACCTGCTGTTCGCGCTGGCCGAGAACAGCGCGGTCACCCGCGCCACGGCCGCCGACCCGCGGGCGCTCAGCCGCCAGCAGGCCGCCGTCGCCCAGTGGCTGTCGCGCCGCTACCAGGTGGCCCCGGAGCCGCTGAGCCGTCTGGTGCAGGAGGCCTGGCGCGTGGGCCAGAAGGCGAACCTGGAGCCCACCCTGATCCTGGCCGTGATGGCCATCGAGTCGCGCTTCAATCCCTTCGCCCAGAGCCCGGTGGGCGCGCAGGGCCTGATGCAGGTGATGACCCGCGTGCACGACGACAAGTACCAGCCCTTCGGCGGCAAGCACGCCGCCTTCGACCCGGTGACGAACCTGCGCGTCGGCGTCCAGGTGCTGAAGGACTGCATTGCCCGCGCCGGCAGCCTGGAGGGCGGGCTGCGCCATTACGTCGGCGCGGCCGGCCTGCCCGACGACGGCGGCTACGGCGGCAAGGTGCTGGCCGAGCAGGGATACCTGCAGCGGGTGGCGGCCGGCAAGTCGGTGCCGGTGACGGCGCCGCTGCCGACCTTCGTCAAGGCCGACCCGCCCGCGCCGCGAGACGGCACCCCGGCCGTCCCGGCGGCCGACGAGCGCGTCGCCCTGCTCGACCGCTGA
- the ribBA gene encoding bifunctional 3,4-dihydroxy-2-butanone-4-phosphate synthase/GTP cyclohydrolase II — MPISPVPELVAELAAGRMVVLVDEEDRENEGDLVLAADHVTPEAINFMARYGRGLICLTLTRERCERLQLPPMAVRNGTKHGTAFTVSIEAAEGVTTGISAADRARTVQAAVARHAQPSDLVQPGHIFPLQAQDGGVLMRAGHTEAGCDLAGMAGCSPSAVICEILKDDGTMARLPDLEVFAREHGLKIGTIADLIHFRSQNESLVERIGKRPLSTAQGRFEGHVFRDRFGGLHLALVKGQWKPGEEIVVRVHEPLSVLDLLDSGDCGHSWPLPQALATLQAAPAGVAVLLNCAEDQGALLHRLLPGSQPAPPAKTMDLRLYGVGAQILRELGVTRMRLLGAPRRMPSMTGYELEVTSFVLSSDAAAREVAHAGR, encoded by the coding sequence ATGCCCATCTCCCCTGTTCCCGAGCTGGTCGCCGAGCTGGCGGCCGGCCGCATGGTCGTCCTCGTCGACGAGGAGGACCGCGAGAACGAGGGCGACCTCGTGCTCGCCGCCGACCATGTGACGCCGGAGGCGATCAACTTCATGGCGCGCTACGGCCGCGGGCTGATCTGCCTGACGCTGACCCGCGAACGCTGCGAACGCCTGCAGCTGCCGCCGATGGCGGTGCGCAACGGCACCAAGCACGGCACCGCCTTCACCGTCTCCATCGAGGCCGCCGAGGGCGTGACCACCGGCATCTCCGCCGCCGACCGGGCGCGCACCGTGCAGGCCGCGGTGGCGCGGCACGCTCAGCCCTCGGACCTGGTGCAGCCCGGCCACATCTTCCCGCTGCAGGCGCAGGACGGCGGCGTGCTCATGCGCGCCGGCCACACCGAAGCCGGCTGCGACCTTGCCGGCATGGCGGGCTGCAGCCCCAGCGCCGTCATCTGCGAGATCCTCAAGGACGACGGCACGATGGCGCGGCTGCCCGACCTGGAGGTGTTCGCCCGCGAACATGGCCTGAAGATCGGCACCATCGCCGACCTCATCCACTTCCGCAGCCAGAACGAGAGCCTCGTCGAGCGCATCGGCAAGCGGCCGCTGTCCACCGCCCAGGGCCGCTTCGAAGGCCATGTCTTCCGCGACCGTTTCGGCGGCCTGCACCTGGCGCTGGTCAAGGGCCAGTGGAAACCGGGCGAGGAGATCGTCGTGCGGGTGCACGAGCCGCTGTCGGTGCTCGACCTGCTGGACAGCGGCGACTGCGGCCATTCGTGGCCGCTGCCGCAGGCGCTGGCGACGCTGCAGGCCGCCCCCGCCGGCGTGGCCGTGCTGCTCAACTGCGCCGAGGACCAGGGCGCGCTGCTGCACCGCCTGCTGCCCGGCAGCCAGCCGGCGCCGCCGGCCAAGACCATGGACCTGCGGCTGTACGGCGTGGGCGCGCAGATCCTGCGCGAGCTGGGCGTCACCCGCATGCGGCTGCTCGGCGCGCCGCGCCGGATGCCGAGCATGACCGGCTACGAACTGGAGGTGACGAGCTTCGTGCTGTCCTCCGACGCCGCCGCGCGGGAGGTCGCCCATGCAGGGCGCTGA
- a CDS encoding GspH/FimT family pseudopilin, which yields MRRRLSSSGFTVVEMMVVVVVVAVLLALAVPSFTDLLARQRLAAAGAELASNLQLARSEALQRQQQIGVAFSPADACYVVYPMKAADGCDCRTHLCDVGMKPIKFTTLEPAWAIHLSTTAPVLQLVPDRGAPVAAVSVTLTHGRAGSLVVTMAPSGSVSACANGAPLGSLPTC from the coding sequence ATGCGCCGCCGCTTGTCGTCATCCGGCTTCACCGTCGTCGAGATGATGGTGGTGGTGGTCGTGGTCGCGGTGCTGCTGGCGCTGGCCGTTCCCTCCTTCACCGACCTGCTGGCGCGGCAGCGCCTGGCCGCCGCCGGGGCGGAGCTCGCCTCCAACCTGCAGCTGGCTCGGTCCGAGGCACTGCAGCGCCAGCAGCAGATCGGCGTCGCCTTCTCGCCGGCCGATGCCTGCTACGTCGTCTACCCCATGAAGGCGGCGGACGGCTGCGATTGCCGCACCCATTTGTGCGACGTCGGCATGAAACCCATCAAGTTCACCACGCTGGAACCCGCATGGGCCATCCACCTGTCCACCACCGCGCCGGTGCTACAACTGGTGCCCGACCGAGGCGCGCCGGTGGCCGCGGTCAGCGTGACGCTGACCCACGGCCGGGCGGGCAGCCTGGTGGTCACCATGGCGCCGTCGGGTTCGGTGTCCGCGTGCGCCAACGGCGCGCCCCTGGGGAGCCTGCCGACATGCTGA
- a CDS encoding prepilin-type N-terminal cleavage/methylation domain-containing protein, with protein sequence MKPHARRQRGVSLVEAMVAFVVAGFGMLALVGVQSTLRSNADIAKQRTEALRLGEQYLEGLRAFPDLARYAQLEAEPAPAPVTVGNATYTIAKAVQARTAPDPERLEITVTVSWQDRLSPANETSSVVLSSVIAGIDPALSGWLAAPPVPSAWHRPHGRHPSIPLQAVELGGGRSGFVPPGADGIAWVFQNGTGRVSVCAVAPGTLTVGLTAGGLTSCTPQNGYLVSGHVRFATGTAAVTAAEAENPTSPALDLAVILTATLGSSPGCYDDAPIGPTLATSVAYYCLVYGAGDSGRWSGRVDVLPTETAGWTTTPGADNSHKVCRYSADYDGNTSIGNDEHPASYADVAASLVNQNFLVIRAVNACPTDVAPNPAAGDFVNSNTVQHAPVSGG encoded by the coding sequence ATGAAGCCGCATGCGAGACGTCAGCGTGGCGTGTCCCTCGTCGAGGCGATGGTGGCCTTCGTCGTCGCCGGCTTCGGCATGCTGGCCTTGGTCGGCGTGCAGTCGACGCTGCGGTCCAACGCCGACATCGCCAAGCAGCGCACCGAGGCGCTGCGCCTGGGCGAGCAGTACCTCGAGGGCCTGCGCGCCTTTCCGGACCTCGCGCGTTACGCCCAGCTCGAAGCGGAGCCCGCGCCGGCACCGGTCACCGTCGGCAACGCGACCTACACCATCGCCAAGGCAGTGCAGGCCCGCACCGCGCCCGACCCGGAGCGGCTGGAGATCACCGTCACCGTCAGCTGGCAGGACCGGCTGAGCCCCGCCAACGAAACCAGCTCCGTGGTGCTGTCCAGCGTGATTGCGGGCATCGACCCGGCGCTGTCGGGCTGGCTGGCCGCGCCGCCGGTGCCGTCGGCCTGGCACCGCCCCCACGGCCGTCATCCCAGCATCCCGCTGCAGGCGGTGGAACTGGGGGGTGGCCGCAGCGGTTTCGTGCCGCCGGGGGCCGACGGCATCGCCTGGGTGTTCCAGAACGGCACCGGCCGCGTCTCGGTGTGCGCGGTGGCGCCCGGCACGCTGACGGTCGGCCTGACCGCCGGCGGCCTGACCTCCTGCACGCCGCAGAACGGCTACCTGGTCAGCGGCCACGTGCGCTTCGCCACCGGCACCGCCGCCGTCACCGCCGCCGAGGCGGAGAACCCCACCAGCCCGGCGCTCGACCTGGCGGTGATCCTCACTGCCACCCTCGGCAGCAGCCCCGGCTGCTACGACGACGCGCCGATCGGGCCGACCCTGGCCACCAGCGTGGCCTACTACTGCCTGGTCTACGGCGCCGGCGACAGCGGCCGGTGGTCCGGCCGCGTCGACGTGCTGCCCACCGAGACCGCCGGCTGGACCACCACCCCCGGGGCCGACAACAGCCACAAGGTCTGCCGCTACTCGGCTGACTACGACGGCAACACCAGCATCGGCAACGACGAGCACCCGGCGAGCTACGCCGACGTGGCGGCCAGCCTGGTGAACCAGAACTTCCTCGTCATCCGGGCCGTCAACGCCTGCCCCACGGACGTGGCGCCCAACCCGGCCGCCGGCGACTTCGTCAACAGCAACACCGTGCAGCACGCGCCGGTCAGCGGCGGCTGA
- a CDS encoding pilus assembly PilX N-terminal domain-containing protein, whose product MRPALLLGQRRSARGIGALAVVMVLLFIAMLAAAYANRSLLLEQRISANHYRSTQAFEAAEAGLEWALTQLNAGRVDAQCRPTTASGHAPFVFRAAGAASAASGLFGQPPSEGAEDSFMRPVCIARDGGAGWDCHCMPTGRPPLSTLTDAGQLDRPLFVVTVSSARIPGQLITERYPRVLTVKAEGCNRVLQEGAGWRCRRNSPEGRAYAELDVRAALVPALATAPTALLTAKGVVDLGGAAATLARGSAATAPARRCWPARPSSTTVRPNCWPPPAPRPRR is encoded by the coding sequence ATGAGGCCCGCCCTTCTCTTGGGGCAGCGGCGCAGCGCCCGCGGCATCGGTGCCCTGGCGGTCGTCATGGTGCTGCTGTTCATCGCCATGCTCGCCGCGGCCTACGCGAACCGCAGCCTGCTGCTGGAGCAGCGCATCTCGGCCAACCACTACCGCAGCACCCAGGCCTTCGAAGCGGCCGAGGCCGGGCTCGAATGGGCGCTGACCCAGCTCAACGCCGGGCGGGTGGACGCCCAGTGCCGGCCGACGACCGCCAGCGGCCATGCGCCGTTCGTGTTCAGGGCGGCGGGCGCGGCGAGCGCCGCCTCCGGCCTGTTCGGCCAGCCGCCGAGCGAGGGTGCCGAGGACAGCTTCATGCGGCCGGTGTGCATCGCCCGTGACGGCGGCGCCGGGTGGGACTGCCACTGCATGCCCACCGGCCGGCCACCGTTGTCCACGTTGACCGACGCCGGCCAACTCGACCGCCCGCTTTTCGTGGTCACCGTGTCGTCGGCGCGCATTCCGGGCCAACTGATCACCGAACGCTACCCCCGGGTCCTCACCGTCAAGGCCGAGGGCTGCAACCGCGTGCTGCAGGAGGGCGCCGGCTGGCGCTGCCGCAGGAACAGCCCCGAGGGCCGGGCCTATGCCGAGCTGGACGTTCGCGCCGCCCTGGTGCCCGCACTGGCCACCGCGCCGACGGCGCTGCTGACGGCCAAGGGCGTCGTCGACCTGGGCGGCGCTGCCGCCACCCTGGCCCGCGGCAGCGCGGCGACGGCGCCGGCCCGGCGCTGCTGGCCGGCTCGGCCATCGTCAACGACGGTGCGGCCCAACTGCTGGCCGCCGCCGGCACCCCGGCCGCGTCGCTGA
- the ribH gene encoding 6,7-dimethyl-8-ribityllumazine synthase, with translation MQGADRGQAGALDGRGLRVAVVQARFNAELTGTLWRACRDELRSLGVADDAIVHVEVAGALEVPLALSALARRGGVDALVALGCIVRGETYHFELVANESGAGVTRVGLDHHLPIANAILTVENEAQAWARAEDKGRDAARVAVEMARLLASLAAPTGPLTP, from the coding sequence ATGCAGGGCGCTGACCGCGGCCAGGCCGGCGCGCTCGACGGCCGTGGCCTGCGCGTGGCCGTGGTGCAGGCACGCTTCAACGCCGAGCTGACCGGCACGCTCTGGCGCGCCTGCCGCGACGAGCTGCGCTCGCTCGGCGTGGCGGACGATGCCATCGTGCACGTCGAGGTCGCCGGTGCGCTGGAGGTGCCGCTGGCGCTGTCCGCGCTGGCACGCCGCGGCGGCGTCGACGCGCTGGTCGCGCTCGGCTGCATCGTGCGCGGCGAGACCTACCACTTCGAACTGGTGGCCAACGAAAGCGGCGCCGGCGTGACCCGCGTCGGCCTCGACCACCACCTGCCCATCGCCAACGCCATCCTCACCGTCGAGAACGAGGCCCAGGCCTGGGCCCGTGCCGAGGACAAGGGCCGCGACGCCGCCCGCGTCGCGGTCGAGATGGCGCGGCTGCTGGCCTCGCTGGCCGCCCCCACCGGACCTTTGACACCGTGA
- the ribD gene encoding bifunctional diaminohydroxyphosphoribosylaminopyrimidine deaminase/5-amino-6-(5-phosphoribosylamino)uracil reductase RibD, protein MPPADTSRFSPEDRAAMAEALAAAEASIALSDPNPRVGCVLVGAQGQRAVGHTQRAGQAHAEVMALRAAREAGWDPRGATAYVSLEPCSHFGRTPPCCDALIAAGVARVVAAAIDPNPRVAGGGLQRLREAGLAVDHGLMANEAEALNVGFFHRMRHGRPWVRLKVAASLDGRTALADGRSRWITGADARRDGQGWRRRAQAVLTGVGTVLADDPRLDVRDWPAALQPLRVVLDRGLRTPPSARLLAPPGAVLLVADPTAGARADALREAGAEVLLLPEPDRTFDALLTLLAGRGVNELHVEAGPTLNGALLAADVVDELLLYLAPLCIGPGRPLADLPALPGLDAAARWTWTEAVPVGADLRLRARRQPR, encoded by the coding sequence ATGCCTCCCGCCGACACCTCCCGCTTCAGTCCCGAGGACCGCGCCGCGATGGCCGAGGCGCTGGCGGCGGCCGAGGCGTCGATCGCCCTGTCCGACCCCAACCCCCGCGTCGGCTGCGTGCTGGTCGGCGCGCAGGGCCAGCGCGCGGTGGGCCACACCCAGCGTGCCGGGCAGGCCCATGCCGAGGTCATGGCCCTGCGCGCCGCGCGCGAGGCCGGCTGGGACCCGCGCGGCGCCACCGCTTACGTCAGCCTGGAGCCCTGCAGCCACTTCGGCCGCACGCCCCCCTGCTGCGATGCATTGATCGCGGCGGGCGTGGCGCGGGTGGTGGCGGCGGCCATCGACCCCAACCCGCGGGTCGCCGGCGGTGGGCTGCAGCGGCTGCGCGAGGCCGGCCTCGCGGTCGACCACGGCCTGATGGCCAACGAGGCCGAGGCACTCAACGTCGGCTTCTTCCACCGCATGCGGCATGGCCGGCCGTGGGTGCGGCTGAAGGTGGCGGCCTCGCTCGACGGCCGCACCGCCCTGGCCGACGGCCGCAGCCGGTGGATCACCGGGGCGGACGCCCGGCGCGACGGGCAGGGGTGGCGCCGCCGGGCGCAGGCGGTGCTGACCGGCGTCGGCACCGTGCTGGCCGACGACCCGCGGCTGGACGTGCGCGACTGGCCGGCCGCGCTGCAGCCGCTGCGCGTGGTGCTGGACCGTGGCCTGCGCACCCCGCCCTCGGCGCGGCTGCTGGCGCCGCCCGGGGCGGTGCTGCTGGTGGCCGACCCCACCGCCGGCGCGCGGGCCGACGCGCTGCGCGAGGCCGGTGCGGAGGTGCTGTTGCTGCCCGAGCCCGACCGGACCTTCGATGCGCTGCTCACCCTGCTGGCGGGCCGCGGCGTCAACGAACTGCACGTCGAGGCGGGCCCGACGCTGAACGGCGCCTTGCTCGCCGCCGACGTCGTCGACGAACTGCTGCTCTACCTGGCGCCGCTGTGCATCGGCCCCGGCCGGCCGCTGGCCGACCTGCCCGCGCTGCCGGGCCTGGACGCGGCCGCGCGCTGGACCTGGACCGAGGCGGTGCCCGTCGGCGCCGACCTGCGCCTGCGCGCCCGCCGCCAGCCACGTTGA
- a CDS encoding PilW family protein: MLNKMPARGQRGLSLVELMIGIAVALFILASASVMMAGQLNENRQLLLETRVDQELRAAAQVITRDLRNAGFSQEAAKQVNYLGAGRNAFATRLEVGTETEPTEQVNLAVADDDVSAVRDYGVVLDNEATGYKLQDQVIRVKVGDAWQPLTDPHTVRVTRFTLWATDSTVSLADTCATACTGADCPRQLIRTLHLDLAAQARHDPRVTRGFTSQVRLRNDAVLGSCPA, encoded by the coding sequence ATGCTGAACAAGATGCCCGCCCGCGGCCAACGCGGCCTGTCGCTGGTCGAGCTGATGATCGGCATCGCGGTGGCGCTGTTCATCCTCGCGTCGGCGTCGGTGATGATGGCCGGCCAGCTCAACGAGAACCGCCAGCTGCTGCTGGAAACGCGGGTGGACCAGGAGCTGCGCGCCGCGGCGCAGGTCATCACCCGCGACCTGCGCAACGCCGGGTTCTCGCAGGAGGCCGCCAAGCAGGTGAACTACCTCGGCGCGGGGCGCAACGCGTTCGCCACCCGACTCGAGGTCGGCACCGAGACCGAACCGACCGAGCAGGTCAACCTGGCGGTCGCCGACGACGATGTGTCGGCCGTGCGCGACTACGGCGTCGTGCTCGACAACGAAGCCACCGGCTACAAGCTGCAGGACCAGGTGATCCGCGTGAAGGTGGGCGACGCCTGGCAGCCGCTGACCGACCCGCACACCGTCCGCGTCACCCGGTTCACGCTGTGGGCGACCGATTCGACGGTGTCGCTGGCCGACACCTGCGCCACCGCCTGCACCGGCGCCGACTGCCCGCGGCAGCTGATCCGCACCCTTCACCTGGACCTCGCCGCCCAGGCCCGCCACGACCCCCGCGTCACCCGCGGCTTCACCAGCCAGGTGCGGCTGCGCAACGACGCCGTGCTGGGGAGTTGCCCGGCATGA
- a CDS encoding riboflavin synthase → MFTGIITAVGRIADVQPLGTGADHGLRLTIETPPGYLDDCGLGDSIALNGACMTVTAFDAAAGRFTLDISAESLRLTAGLDRPGRINLEKALRAHDRLGGHIVSGHVDGLGEVTHFAPVGESWELRIRCDRALARFLAYKGSITVNGVSLTVNRVADDATGCEFSINLIPHTVENTALGDLAPGRRVNLEIDLIARYVARMLETAPAAR, encoded by the coding sequence ATGTTCACCGGCATCATCACCGCCGTCGGCCGCATCGCCGACGTCCAGCCGCTCGGCACCGGCGCCGACCACGGCCTGCGCCTGACCATCGAGACCCCGCCGGGCTACCTCGACGACTGCGGCCTCGGCGACAGCATCGCGCTCAACGGCGCCTGCATGACGGTGACCGCCTTCGACGCCGCGGCCGGCCGCTTCACGCTCGACATCTCGGCCGAGAGCCTGCGCCTGACCGCCGGCCTCGACCGGCCCGGCCGCATCAACCTGGAAAAGGCGCTGCGTGCGCACGACCGCCTCGGCGGCCACATCGTCAGCGGCCATGTCGACGGGCTGGGCGAGGTGACGCACTTCGCCCCGGTGGGCGAGTCGTGGGAACTGCGCATCCGCTGCGACCGCGCGCTGGCGCGTTTCCTGGCCTACAAGGGGTCGATCACCGTCAACGGGGTCAGCCTCACGGTCAACCGCGTCGCCGACGACGCCACCGGCTGCGAGTTCAGCATCAACCTGATCCCGCACACGGTGGAGAACACCGCGCTCGGCGACCTCGCGCCGGGCCGCCGGGTGAACCTCGAGATCGACCTCATCGCGCGCTACGTCGCCCGCATGCTGGAGACCGCGCCGGCGGCCCGCTGA
- a CDS encoding Tfp pilus assembly protein FimT/FimU yields MTTTIAARTARRSSRLSRGVTMVEMGIVLAIVAVLSCVAVASTRGMKDRQLQQGVAAELAGDIQWLRMEVNSRAQPLRLTLDRNGRGSCYMIHSGPADACRCEADGPALCSGEAHLLKAVYLPAQLGVSVAKIGTGRSTEVRPGRLTFSPTLTVEVARQGGPAIRHVVAITGRLRSCAEGGAVQGLPAC; encoded by the coding sequence ATGACCACCACCATCGCCGCCCGCACCGCCCGCCGTTCGTCGCGCCTCAGCCGCGGGGTGACGATGGTCGAGATGGGCATCGTGCTCGCCATCGTCGCCGTGCTGTCCTGCGTGGCCGTCGCCAGCACCCGCGGCATGAAGGACCGGCAGCTGCAGCAGGGCGTGGCGGCGGAGCTGGCCGGCGACATCCAGTGGCTGCGCATGGAGGTCAACAGCCGCGCCCAGCCGCTGCGCCTGACGCTGGACCGCAATGGCCGGGGCAGCTGCTACATGATCCACAGCGGCCCGGCGGACGCCTGCCGCTGCGAGGCCGACGGCCCGGCGCTGTGCAGCGGCGAGGCGCACCTGCTCAAGGCGGTGTACCTGCCGGCGCAGCTCGGCGTGTCGGTGGCCAAGATCGGCACCGGCCGGTCGACCGAGGTGCGGCCGGGCAGGCTGACCTTCTCGCCGACGCTGACGGTGGAGGTGGCCCGCCAGGGCGGCCCGGCGATCCGCCACGTCGTCGCCATCACCGGCCGCCTGCGCAGCTGCGCCGAAGGCGGCGCGGTCCAGGGCCTTCCGGCCTGCTGA